TCTTTTGTCACAGATGGCTTTCGATTCCACAATGATAGACTACAAGTATGTCAGTAGTTCTTGCACTACACAAACTTAAGTTAGCATTGGTAGACAAATGACTGATTATTTCCCCTATTGCAGATGGGCGGCAATAGCAGCCAAACTTCCAGGAAGGACTGATAATGAAATCAAGAATTATTGGAACACCCGCTTGAAGAAACGTGTCGGTGATGGGAACAAGTTGCaaatatcatccacatgcaATACAGAAATTAAGCCGTCTCTTCCCACTACTGATACTTCTATACTAAAACCCGACATTGGATCTCAACATGGAATTCCTACAATGAGTGGAAATAGCTTATGCACCTCTTATGGTGTTCACTGTCATTACAAAACCTCAGAGAATAGCTGGTATTCACCATGCGACGGGattggagaagaagaaagcttGTGGGAACAATTCCTTGCGCTGAAAGACTTTCAAATTGGAGAGAATTTCGGAGAGACGTACATGCAATCGGTAGCTAAGGCACCTGTCCTTGTGTGCATGCAGCAGGAGCTCCAGCAACACAGTGATTCCTATGAAGATTTCTCGATGGATTTATGGGAAAACTGATAACCGCTGAAAGGCACTTGTGCGTAGATTGAAGAGGTGCCGCATGACTACTTGTAGTTTCCTGTTAATGGTCAGGGTTCATTCCTGAAGATAGATCTTTTTGATATAATAAATATAAGATGCATTTATAACTTCCAAAGTATGTGATATTAATGTCGTGAGTATTGTGCTTTCTGCGATTGAGTATCCGTGTATTTATTTTAGAATATTTCTAGAATTTGAACCCCCAAAGGAAACCCAATATGCCACAAGAAAGTCGTATGGATGTCATGTTATCACATAAATCTCTCATAGCGTTTATGTTTATATTACAATTCCCATCCTATAATCGTTTTATTGGATTTCACTACATAACTAAAATAgcactttctctttctttattagaAGATTTTCCGTTTTAGTGCAAGTGCAACTTTTGGTTATCGTCAAACAACTTAGTTTTGAACTAATTTCACTAAAATTGCCTTTTACACTACTCCCTTAAAATGTAGATTATCTGGCGTAATATCTTTCCCATTTTACGAGAGGAGTTTTTATGGGTTAACCTCTCGTCATTTAATTTCTTGAGGAAAGTTTGTAGGTATCGGTTTCGTATTTTTCTTATAATTGATATTTAACTTGTGAACGGTACATCGAAATAGAAGAGTTGTACCGCTCACCATATGTACAATACACACTTAAAACGGTAATCACCAAGTCAAAATGCCTCACAAAATTTCAACATTCGAATATTATATGCATCACCATGTAAAATCTGACATATGATAAAATGATAATAACAATATCTTGCATGATTCTATgttttttgcacaaaaaaaaaatatagaatgaAAAGAATATATtctgatttatcaattttttaagaGTAAAGAAAGCAATGTCCTCTTGCTAAAGAAAACTTAATGGCAAAGTAATCCATTCAAGGTTATCAATAATCCCTTAATCCAACACATTCGTAACACTATTGAAACGCTTAATTGAAAATCACCATATGTCTTGGAGTCTAGAGGCAATAGTGTTACGGTGCTGTAAAACTGaaaatatgtaccaaaaattttgccacccatggttttgataaCTTAAGGCGCTGAAAATAAGAATTATTTTAATTCGGTAATAACTAAAGTTGAatgatgatgaaaatatatatattttaaatcataGAAGGGGTTGAATACTTAATTTGTAGATTTGAGCAACTTGGCTATAATATATTGAACCCTATTATGTGCATGTATACATGGGGATTAGTTAAGTTGGCCAAGTTTAGATATCTTGTGGAAGAAAGACCATCCCTTatgcatatgagattctttGAATTCTTTACTGAATTTAACATGTCAAGTCAAATTCAACTAATGTTATCAAACATCTAGCCTCATTATGTGTAAAATATTTGTacatttttttcacttaattgCAAACATTTCTTTAGTGTTCATGCACCAAGAGAAGTTATGTTTTTCCCTTGTTGGAAACTTCCTTTTGCATATTCACTCACTGGGTCATCTCCATTActtgaatatatttttaatatatatcgGCTTCATAAAAAGTAAGCTTACCTTTTGGACCGATTACTAAACTTACACTAATAGCTCTTAAGGAACTGAAGTTAGGGATTAAGACTTCAGAAAATTAGACAGACAGAATAATCAGTCCATCTCATGctgatcaaagaaaagaaaaatgaaataagatGTCTGCAAGTAAATCTAGCAGAAAAACTGTATCTAGTAATGCTGAAAACAGAAAGCGCGGTTTATGAACTTCTTTTATAAATTATGTGACTAACTGTAAGTGAGCATGTATCCGAGTAATTAGCAACCAATTACGTGCACCATGTAGCGTGAAAAGATTTGTGgattgtggttagtgatgtAATATGGGATATACGGGTCATCGATGCCTTCATCAAAGGATGGTTTTCCATTATCTGATGAACTAGCAATCCTAAAAAAACTACGCCTAATTATGCCCTTAAGTATTACTAGATCAGTCACTTTCTTTCATCAAGGAGTCACACTTTGAAACAGGGAGATAAAAGGACATCTAAATCAAATTATGTCGAAGATATTCCTAAATATTGGAGTTGGACTTCAATGCCTAGCAAAGTTTagatggagatttttttttttttttttttggttgagacGAGCGATCCTGCTTAAGAAATAGAAGTAAATTAAATTATGTTGGGGCGGTTTCCAGCCAATAAGCAACTATTGTTTGCATAGAACGTCGACATCACATGAACATAGGATTGCTATACAAAACTTTTGTAAGACACTGGAGAGAACGGGTTGAGTGCTGCCCTCACACGGCACCACTGCCACATGTTTACGTAGGTTAGACTTTACCCAAGATTAACGCGAGGACACATATACAGTATGGACAACAAATAAGGGCTAGAAAATACTCGAACTCAGGATCTCGGACTTGCATATAATGTAGAATTTGATATGCCCATTGCCAAATATTCTAAAGGTTTACGGTAATAAATAAAGTTTTAATTTAATAGTTAATTATTCTAAAATATGCCACATCTAATTTCAATCTGAATAATCTACTTTTTTATTGATTCGGATGGAGATATAGTCAGACGCCTGAAAGTTGGCTTTATATGCTTCCTTGACTATTtggaacccaaaaaaaaaaaaacaagaagaagaacaataCTACCTTGACTATGCAAAAATTgatgaaagaaaattagaaatcaTATGCTAGGTTATTGCGTCTCAATTCAAGTTAAGTTAGTCAACTGTAAATATGGACATCCGATTATTTAAAGAGATAGAACAATCCAAATAACATGTAAAATTACAGATGTAAGTGCTTCATCCGCTTCTGTCTAcattataatattttaactaGTAAAAGATAACAGCGAATCCAAAGGGTACATTTGTATAATTTATTGGGGTGTCTTATATTCTAAAATGTAGTGCTCGCTATTGGCAACTGAGTCACATTGTTTCCTAGCTGTGGATAGGACCTACTCAAATGGTGAAAATGACATCTCCCAGTACAGCTATTCATCATAAGCTAACGTGCTTTGGTTTTTGGGAGTGAAAGAAATAGATAGTGTGTACACACCAacaaattttgtcaaattttagAACTGTGTATATTTCACCTTCATTTAAGATTTTTACAATAGATTATTACTTTCTACTTAATCTCCATTTTGCAATGCATTCATTTTTAAGTTGTAAACCCGAAATTCCGTATTTATATCGTAACACGTATATTGATAGGCTATAATTAAACATCGGGCCCAGGTGCCCAGCTCCCACGCCAAGATCCACACGCCCAAGACATAGTCCCTAGTGCTCGTGTGCTGGATCCTGATGGATGCGCCTCAGTCTTAGTCCGCTAGACCTATAAAATGAGTGGATTAATAGTCCAACTTAGATATAATTCATTTATGATcaatttattgcaatgcaaatttctcgatccatacccgacccgacacaTATTGCTAAactactttcatatttaattcaatttaagctccatttattttgcaaaaaataacttCCAGAATAATATTTTCCAGATTTGTCGGTTTTTGGTTCACAGAAAATAAGCTAgtgaaggaaaacattttccatccatggaaaaaactccttcaaaagtgcGGCacatattttcctctttttgaaaagaggaaaatattttcttgatctttCTTTCCTCCTATCTTTCACATctcctttctttataattatttttttactttcttttcatttttttaatcgatttctcaaaattcaaaattttcatttttttaatttttaattttctctttttcttgtccACACAAtcacaaacaattgaaaaatttactcTTTTGAGAGTTCCTTTGTGTACTTACTGTTGCTTCTGTCGAAGCAGAAGTATATTACAGCTGAGCACAAAAATCATTTCTTGGAGAACATATTAAGTGTTAAGATATCGAAAATGTGTCTCTGGTCTTCgttggtaattttttaaatggtaATTTTCAGAATATTGATATAAAGCTTCTGTCCCAGGGATCAGGGTATCGAAAACAATGCTTATGTGGAGAGGATCAATGCATCTGGCAATGGGTTGTCGGAGATGCGGACAGTGTATTAATTTCCAATCAAGCACGTGAGTTTTTACAAACCCTAGAGCTCCAGGACAATACATGTGATGAGGACAGAAAAGGGCGGCTACTTTAACCCAGAAGCACTTTATTGGAGACTTAAAAGATAGTTTACTCTAATGGGTTGTTAGTATGAACAATCAACGAATCTAGTAAGACATCTGGAAGGGTATAATTTTGGAAGAGATTCGGTATATTTTTGGCAACATTAGAATTAACAAATGCAACTTGCCAAGAAACAACTCATATCAGAGGGTAAGGCGTTGATATTAGACATGCAGAGAGAGAAATTATCATAATTTAGTTATCTAGCTGTCGTTAATCTGACAGAAAATTGTGGCAATGTACAGGCTTATAATCGTGACTCCTGATAATATTTTGACTTTAGCTTTTATGAAAACGAattcgaacaaaaaaataaaaccaggTTCATGATGTGGACCTTATGAGGAACCCTAGATTACCAAGGATCAAGGTGAACAGGGATGCACCTACACACAATGCAGCAAATAATACAACCCCGTGAAAACTGAATTCTCAAAATTAACCGATTTGGGATGAAAACAAATATCCCTGGACGTATCATTTGAAATTCTAGCCCCATTTAGTTCCATGACAAGAAATCCTCAAATGTATTCTCATTcctcatttttatttcttcggACTGCAACAAATTTTGGTCTACAACAAGATAATAGTTCTCATCAGCGACAGTGAACGATAACCAGCCTCCGGTGACCGACGGCAATGGGAATAGCGGCGAAGTCTGGCTATGGACGATAATGGCTAGCGGTTGATGACTATCTCCAGTGATAGACAATTCTTGACCGGCATATGAGGCCGGCAACCAATTGTCACGGTGGGGGAAGCAGTGGCGGGCGATGGATGTGAGTTCTTGATTTTATGGAATCTAAATCATAGTTATAACTACAGAAATGGAAGGTAACTTTTTTTCGGGGAAAGTGTTGGTAAACGGAtttagtgcttttttttttttttttaaggaagccAATAAAGGAACGTAGGTTGGGCCTTAATAGCTAGCCTTATATGTCAATTCAAAATTCGAAGTTCCACTTTTGACTCTCATTATAAAGTATGAGACTTCGCATAGCCATAACCCAATTTGGTGGTGAGTATTTAGAATAGCAAATCTCGTGGATTTGGCATTAAGATATTATGCCTACAACTTCGCACTTTGGACTTTCTAGTTGGATAGTTAGATGATTCTCCTAAATCCCGAGCACATATGCCTTTGTATAATTTAAGAAGAAAGTCAATATGTCTATAggaaatatcatttttattattcaattagaTAGAATATCTGAATCAGATGAATGAAGCTCTAGATATAACTTTGTTATAATCAGCAAGCACAAATATGCCTACTTAGCTTTTTGCTATAAAGTAATTCTCACGTCTTTATATTGGATACATTGATTCTTCTATGAAACTGAGTTTCCTGGTCTCGCTAGGTAAAATACTCAAAGCGAAAAGCTTAGTCTATTAAAATGTCTAGacgttttgacccaaaaaaaaaaaaaaatgtctagatGCTAAAATGATAACAAAAGCTTCTGCAAACAACATACGGTGGTTGAGTTATTGAGATTTTACAAATAGAATTAGGATAATGACAtgcattttaactttttaagtttttatagCTGCATTTTgctttattataatttttttatattactaATTTTGGGTTGCATGCATTTCTGGGGACGACCATGTTATGATAAATAGAAAAGAACGCAGTTCATCTGCATCCTAACAAGGTAACCCTGTAACCAAATGGGTGCATTTCATCCTCTCAATGTATGCAAAACAATTGGATGGCTGATATGTCCCGGGCACACCGATATTCAACGAGAAGGCGAACCAAATCTAGACAGAAATTTCAAAGAAGTTTATGTGCTTAGAATTTTCTCCGCAGGTCATGAAATTGCCACTGGGACTGGGAGGACCAAAACTTAATGTTGTCATAGTAAACTGAGCCGGAAAGGAGGACTAACAACAGTGAAGGGTCTTTAGAAGGTGTTGTGTTTCGAGGGCTTATTGGATTGACGATTCTATATAGCAAAAGGCCGCGTTGAACTAGTTCCTGAAAAACTGGATGGGGAAACGAAGTGGACTGAACAAGTATGGAGAGGATAAGAATATGTTCAGGCATATATCTCCCTTCGTAATATGTTTTTTCCATAATAAGTCATCTATCAAAACTTATAAATAGACTAATGTACTAATGCCACATACCCATAAATATTCACAAATGATAGAATTCCCTCCTCtgcattattttttatcttagtGTCAGAGTTAGACTATTTATCCTGAAGAAATTTCGAGTGCCCCGGTGCACCGCAATTGTGGCAGCCCCACATGTTGTCACGTAATCTTTGCACATCAGCCATGGCAGCCATGCCACGTTAGCCTATTGTAGTCCCTACACAGTGGCCATGTGAACCTGTTATGGCATAACCTGCACACGTCAATCGGTTCTCTCTCTTCAGGATATCGACCTATATTGCTAATCCACGCAGCATTTTggttttgaatcttttctccAAACTTAGTTGGCTTATTTTGAGCCATGTTGAGTTTCAGGGGATATTAGAGATAATTGAGATATTTTCATTGATCCTCCTTTTCTAGTAGGATTGTGCATATCTTTGATCCATTGTAATTAGTTCGTAAAAACTTAATACATTAAATAGTTTTCTGATTAATAGGCTGACATACTCTTGATTGGGGTTTATATAGAAATATATTGATATtagaaaattctctcttttgcaTATACCTTATCTTatatgaagattttttttttttttttggtaaggtaagtatgtatatatCTTTCCAAAGAGCCAAAAGACAAGGGATTGctggacacaaaaaccatgaaccaaTTAGAACACATTAGTATGTCCTAAagggtgcaaaggtgaaatggcaAAACAGAATACATCAACAAGATGAGAAAGCCAAACAAGCGGCGAAAGTTAGTAAAGAGGGAAACCACTATGAGAGCAGCCTAGCCTAGTAAGAATCTACACAACCAAAACAGCAGCCAAAGAgcaaaaagaagggaagaaacaACTACAAGGCATCGGGATTGCCCTCAAAAATAGAGGCAAGGAGGCCCCAATTCCTTTGCAAACGCCTATTACGAGGATGATCTTCAATGCGACCCAACAAGACAGCTTTGTCTTTGACCACTTTGACAAGGTGATTGATAATTGCCAGCACACAAAGAGGCTTATCTCTGAAGAGGATGTTGTTTCTCTTAGTCCAAATAATGTGACATAAGGCCCCAAAAGAAAATCTGGCAATACGGTGAGAAAAAGAGCCGCCACCAAGGTGATGTATATAGCCCATCGAACAAGATCATGCCATGGACGGTTCCGCCAATGACCATACTGTCGAGCCATAAATAATCATGATCATGTGCTTCGTGGCACTGGTCATCTCATATTCACTTCTTTGATTAATCATACGGTGATGTCTTTACTAAGGCACATACATTTAGGCATTTATTTTGggtcttctttcttctccaacCTCCAGATGACTTCTCCAACCTCACCTTGAATTTGAGGGGATGTTAGAGAAAATGAAACATAATATGGGATTTTTCCTATCTTCCTTGATTTTACATGTCTCTCTGGATTGTTTATCATCTCTCATCATTTTACatataattgattgattgtaatttgtattgtatgatcTTATTACTTTTATCTTGTAAAACATGTAAGTAGGCTCATGTACTTTTCATTATAGAACACACGAAAATTACACAATCTCTCTTTCGCATATTCTTATATGTCAAGATTGCAGAAAGTGACTCTCATTAACTTTTAACCACCGgcaattgtaattttttcgtGGTGATTTTACTGTTCAATAGCTGCCTCAATTCATATTATATGTTTAGTACAGTATAATCTTTTATACTTTTCTATCcggaaaaaataatcaaataaaatagaTTTGTTTTTTGGGCTGAGCAACAGGTATAATAGTTTATTTTGACATCTTATACCCTAGATTCAATGCTTCCTCTGAATAAATACTTAattagaacaagaaaaatgtaTCCATGAATTATTCGAACACATCCGAATCgaaactttccttttttctttctggcGCCATGCAGGTTTGAATAACTTGCAAATCGGTGTGCCTTATCTTGAACACTTTGATATTTTCAATAACGAGTCACATTAAATCTCAAAGGAGAGTGAGTGAGTCATAACTTTCTGAACTTTTCTAATGTTGTCTTGTTAGGATAGGTGAGTGCGAGACAAAGAATGCAAGGGTAATTGAAGAAGTCTAAATGTGAGAAGAGAGAAATAGAGTGATTTCTTATGAAATAAGTTAATATGACCATCCAAGAGAAAGGAAACATGTCACGCATATccaaaatcaaaaagaagaagcaattatAGAAAAGCATAGACGCATGTCCATGCTTGTTCGAAATGATCTTATGTGATATTGTAAAATCTGTTAAAAGTTCgtgttttttttatatcttccTGTATAGATTAATTGCTCAAGGAGCACATACTCTTGTAGGGCATAATTTTGTCAATAGAATGACCGGATATTAATCACCGATGCCACAACTTTTGATGTTTTTCACTTTTCGAGAATGTCATAAGACTTCAACCAGTAGAGGACAGATGAGATATAATGTAGCTATCCAACACTAATTTAATCTTGGATTAAGCGGTTCTGCATTTGAAGGGTAATTCCTTAGTTAAGAAGCTTCTGAAGCTATCCTAGGAAGACTCTTTTTACTTAATGCATCATCTGTTATAAGTTTGTAACTTTGTAACTTCTTTTGCAAATAAGGGTTACTAACTTactggaaaaaataaaaactagaaGATATCGTGTGTTTTATACAGTAGGCTTTCTAATATACTGTACATTGTCTGGAAAAGTCATTTCGGGCTTGGTATATGCTACTGGAATTAGTGTTTCTTA
The sequence above is drawn from the Rhodamnia argentea isolate NSW1041297 chromosome 9, ASM2092103v1, whole genome shotgun sequence genome and encodes:
- the LOC125316717 gene encoding transcription factor WER-like; the encoded protein is MVRNPLRSNKRNNATVKKGTWSGEEDQKLIAYIRRYGIWNWTHMPKAAGLARTGKSCRLRWMNYLRPNIRHGNITKEEEDMIIELHRLLGNKWAAIAAKLPGRTDNEIKNYWNTRLKKRVGDGNKLQISSTCNTEIKPSLPTTDTSILKPDIGSQHGIPTMSGNSLCTSYGVHCHYKTSENSWYSPCDGIGEEESLWEQFLALKDFQIGENFGETYMQSVAKAPVLVCMQQELQQHSDSYEDFSMDLWEN